A region of Streptomyces paludis DNA encodes the following proteins:
- a CDS encoding ABC transporter substrate-binding protein: MYRFSDLPFPRLAGGLAVVGALLLTGCSTGATGTAADSTASATSSDGAASPVTHTAPRTVPKGMGSGRPDGEFPRTVGHFEGKTVIKAEPAKVVVISTGQADALLTLGTVPAGSTRGDGADLVPRYLKDDYPKDAAALEKVADVGSRVAPDIEAVANIKPDLILMNIAGKDAKKLYTALSAVAPTVATQGTGLYWKQDFLLVADALGKTERAQRILDDFHTDAAQWGAKAGKPVTVSFLRLNADRLRVFGVPSFTGSIAEDAGLGRPESQRFDDTSEDISNEQLDRADADWIFYGVQGADTKVTALTDAPLWPTLSAVAGGTAIPVDDDVFYLNTGPTAARDVLAVLKKHLTPKS, from the coding sequence GTGTACCGCTTCAGTGACCTCCCCTTCCCCCGGCTCGCCGGCGGCCTCGCCGTCGTCGGCGCCCTGCTGCTCACCGGCTGTTCGACCGGCGCGACCGGCACCGCGGCCGACTCGACGGCCTCGGCGACCTCCTCCGACGGCGCCGCCTCGCCGGTGACCCACACCGCGCCCCGTACCGTGCCCAAGGGCATGGGCAGCGGCAGACCGGACGGCGAATTCCCGCGTACGGTCGGCCACTTCGAGGGCAAGACGGTCATCAAGGCCGAGCCGGCGAAGGTCGTGGTGATCTCCACCGGCCAGGCCGACGCGCTGCTCACCCTCGGCACGGTCCCGGCCGGCTCGACCCGCGGCGACGGCGCCGACCTCGTGCCCCGGTATCTGAAGGACGACTACCCGAAGGACGCGGCCGCGCTGGAGAAGGTCGCGGACGTGGGCTCCCGGGTCGCGCCGGACATCGAGGCCGTCGCCAACATCAAGCCCGACCTCATCCTGATGAACATCGCGGGCAAGGACGCCAAGAAGCTCTACACCGCGCTCAGCGCCGTCGCGCCCACCGTCGCCACCCAGGGCACCGGGCTCTACTGGAAGCAGGACTTCCTGCTCGTCGCCGACGCCCTCGGGAAGACCGAGCGGGCCCAGCGGATCCTCGACGACTTCCACACCGACGCCGCCCAGTGGGGCGCGAAGGCCGGCAAGCCCGTCACCGTCTCCTTCCTGCGGCTCAACGCCGACCGGCTGCGCGTCTTCGGTGTGCCGTCGTTCACCGGCAGCATCGCCGAGGACGCCGGGCTCGGCCGGCCCGAGAGCCAGCGGTTCGACGACACCTCCGAGGACATCAGCAACGAGCAGCTGGACCGGGCCGACGCCGACTGGATCTTCTACGGGGTCCAAGGCGCCGACACCAAGGTCACGGCGCTCACCGACGCGCCCCTGTGGCCCACGCTCTCCGCCGTCGCGGGCGGGACCGCGATCCCGGTCGACGACGATGTCTTCTACCTCAACACCGGGCCGACGGCCGCCCGTGACGTCCTCGCCGTACTCAAGAAGCACCTGACCCCGAAGAGCTGA
- a CDS encoding FecCD family ABC transporter permease, producing the protein MDHTTGGESSRKRIAGGGVRGAALLGAFALVCLLVLVSLGVGARSVPLDTVWRVLWHDDGSAEAIIVWRLRMPRTLLAVAIGAALALAGVVMQAITRNPLAEPGIVGVNAGASFAVVLAIAAFHVTSVSGYVWFAFAGAVLAALLVHSLTAGATRGSHRTRLVLAGAALSASLGAGTGIVTMFDTTAFDSYRFWVVGSLENRGSEALTATLPFLVVGAVLALALGPALNALALGDETGAALGLRVPWVRAAGFLAIMLLCGASTAAAGPIAFVGLVVPHVLRLLLGPDLRRLLVFSVPGGALLVLLSDIAGRVIARPGEMEVGIVTAFVGAPVLLWLVAGRREATA; encoded by the coding sequence ATGGATCACACAACCGGAGGAGAGAGTTCCAGAAAGCGGATCGCCGGGGGCGGGGTCCGCGGCGCCGCGCTGCTCGGCGCCTTCGCCCTGGTGTGCCTGCTGGTTCTGGTGAGTCTGGGGGTCGGCGCGCGGAGCGTTCCGCTGGACACGGTGTGGCGGGTGCTGTGGCACGACGACGGGAGCGCGGAGGCCATCATCGTGTGGCGGCTGCGGATGCCCCGGACCCTCCTCGCGGTCGCGATCGGCGCCGCGCTGGCCCTGGCCGGTGTGGTGATGCAGGCCATCACCCGCAATCCGCTGGCCGAGCCGGGGATCGTCGGGGTCAACGCCGGAGCCTCCTTCGCGGTGGTCCTCGCGATCGCCGCGTTCCATGTCACCAGCGTGTCGGGTTACGTCTGGTTCGCCTTCGCGGGGGCCGTGCTGGCCGCGCTGCTCGTCCACTCGCTGACCGCCGGCGCCACCCGGGGCAGTCACCGCACCCGGCTCGTGCTGGCGGGGGCGGCGCTGTCGGCGAGTCTGGGGGCGGGCACCGGCATCGTCACCATGTTCGACACCACCGCCTTCGACTCGTACCGCTTCTGGGTGGTGGGGTCGCTGGAGAACCGCGGCTCCGAGGCCCTCACGGCGACCCTGCCCTTCCTTGTCGTCGGCGCGGTGCTCGCGCTGGCGCTCGGTCCGGCGCTCAACGCGCTGGCGCTGGGGGACGAGACGGGCGCGGCGCTCGGGCTGCGGGTGCCGTGGGTGCGCGCGGCCGGGTTTCTCGCCATCATGCTGCTGTGCGGGGCCTCGACGGCCGCCGCCGGGCCGATCGCCTTCGTGGGGCTGGTCGTTCCGCATGTCCTGCGGCTGCTCCTCGGGCCCGATCTGCGGCGGCTGCTGGTCTTCTCGGTGCCCGGCGGGGCGCTGCTGGTGCTGCTCAGCGATATCGCGGGCCGGGTGATCGCCCGGCCGGGCGAGATGGAGGTCGGCATCGTCACGGCGTTCGTCGGGGCGCCCGTACTGCTCTGGCTGGTCGCCGGACGACGGGAGGCCACGGCATGA
- a CDS encoding FecCD family ABC transporter permease — translation MSAAHRGARVARLPGGVTLRYSGRSAAVTGLLLLGCAAVWTLTLFTGTYRIDAAHIAEVLFGGGGSATDRFIVLGQRLPRVCGALLVGAALGLSGALFQSLSRNPLGSPDVIGFTTGSTSGALVVILAGGSAAGVGVGTGAVVGGLITAVVVYGVTASRGVTGNRLVLAGIAVGAMLSSVNDYLLTRADLESAESAKAWTFGSLNAVSWTQIAPLALALPPLVAATLAVGRPLRLMEMGDDTAGALGVRVGRVRATALLLGVALAGTAIAVAGPIGFLALAAPQLARRLTRSPGAPVGSAMLTGALLLATADLLAQRLLAPFQIPVGLVTGALGGLYLLWLLSRERRTTG, via the coding sequence ATGAGCGCGGCGCATCGCGGGGCGCGGGTGGCACGGCTGCCCGGCGGGGTCACCCTGCGCTACTCGGGCCGGAGCGCCGCGGTGACGGGGCTGCTGCTGCTGGGCTGCGCGGCGGTGTGGACGCTCACCCTGTTCACCGGTACGTACCGGATCGACGCGGCGCACATCGCCGAGGTGCTGTTCGGCGGGGGCGGCTCCGCGACCGACCGGTTCATCGTCCTCGGCCAGCGGCTGCCGCGGGTCTGCGGCGCGCTGCTCGTGGGCGCGGCCCTCGGGCTGTCCGGGGCGCTGTTCCAGAGCCTGTCGCGCAATCCGCTGGGCAGCCCCGACGTCATCGGCTTCACCACCGGCTCCACCAGCGGCGCGCTCGTCGTCATCCTGGCGGGCGGCTCCGCGGCCGGGGTGGGTGTCGGTACGGGAGCGGTGGTCGGCGGGCTGATCACGGCGGTGGTGGTGTACGGGGTCACGGCGTCGCGCGGGGTCACCGGCAACCGGCTGGTCCTCGCGGGCATCGCGGTCGGCGCCATGCTCTCCTCCGTCAACGACTATCTGCTCACCCGGGCCGATCTGGAGTCCGCCGAGAGCGCCAAGGCATGGACCTTCGGCAGCCTCAACGCCGTTTCCTGGACGCAGATCGCCCCGCTGGCGCTGGCGCTGCCGCCGCTCGTCGCCGCGACGCTGGCGGTGGGCCGGCCGCTGCGGCTGATGGAGATGGGCGACGACACGGCGGGTGCGCTGGGCGTGCGCGTGGGGCGCGTACGGGCGACGGCGCTGCTGCTCGGTGTCGCGCTGGCCGGGACGGCCATCGCCGTCGCGGGCCCCATCGGCTTCCTCGCCCTGGCGGCCCCCCAGCTCGCCCGCAGACTCACCCGCTCCCCCGGCGCCCCGGTCGGCTCGGCGATGCTCACGGGGGCGCTGCTGCTCGCGACGGCCGATCTGCTGGCGCAGCGCCTCCTCGCCCCGTTCCAGATCCCGGTCGGGCTGGTGACGGGCGCGCTGGGCGGGCTGTATCTGCTGTGGCTGCTGTCGCGGGAGCGGCGGACGACGGGGTAG
- a CDS encoding DUF6153 family protein, translated as MTRPPHHRSRPLGARVLLVLAVLAGLLAMHGLAPAPASAAHRPAPMAAGHGMTAGGTTADDAPRCERPGHHDDGGGHTDHADTACAAAGTAGGPAPYTAPAPARTDGTAGPAAASLRFPGAASGDRAPPSLSQLQLLRI; from the coding sequence ATGACGCGTCCGCCGCACCACCGGAGCCGGCCCCTCGGGGCCCGGGTCCTGCTGGTGCTGGCGGTGCTCGCCGGGCTGCTCGCGATGCACGGACTGGCACCGGCGCCCGCCTCGGCGGCGCACCGGCCGGCCCCGATGGCGGCCGGCCACGGTATGACCGCCGGCGGCACGACCGCCGACGACGCGCCCCGGTGCGAGCGGCCCGGGCATCACGACGACGGCGGCGGTCACACGGACCACGCCGACACCGCCTGCGCGGCGGCCGGCACCGCCGGCGGGCCCGCGCCGTACACCGCGCCCGCTCCGGCCCGTACGGACGGGACCGCCGGACCGGCGGCCGCGTCGCTCCGGTTCCCCGGCGCCGCGTCGGGCGACCGGGCGCCCCCGTCCCTCAGCCAGCTCCAGCTTCTGCGCATATAG
- a CDS encoding DUF305 domain-containing protein, with amino-acid sequence MTSYRFPVRRAALAAATAAAALVLTACGGGDGASADRGAAAASASPDTVIHNAADVSFAQGMIPHHRQAVKMAAVAVSRASSAEVKSLASEIKRAQSPEIRTLSGWLTAWGKPAPAKDAAGHDAAGHANGSMPEAMPEAVGGDEMATLEGSSGKEFDTAFLKLMVEHHEGALAMARTERADGANQAAKELADAIITSQAAEITRMKALLNK; translated from the coding sequence ATGACCTCGTACCGTTTCCCGGTCCGCCGCGCCGCCCTCGCCGCCGCGACGGCCGCCGCCGCGCTCGTTCTCACCGCCTGTGGCGGCGGGGACGGCGCGTCCGCCGACCGGGGCGCCGCCGCGGCGTCCGCGTCGCCGGACACCGTCATCCACAACGCCGCGGACGTGTCCTTCGCGCAGGGCATGATCCCGCACCACCGGCAGGCGGTGAAGATGGCCGCCGTCGCCGTCTCCCGGGCCTCCTCGGCGGAGGTGAAGTCGCTCGCGTCCGAGATCAAGAGGGCCCAGTCCCCCGAGATCAGGACGCTGTCCGGCTGGCTGACGGCCTGGGGCAAGCCCGCCCCGGCGAAGGACGCCGCCGGTCACGACGCGGCGGGCCACGCCAACGGCTCGATGCCCGAGGCGATGCCCGAGGCCGTGGGCGGTGACGAAATGGCCACGCTGGAGGGTTCGTCCGGCAAGGAGTTCGACACCGCGTTCCTCAAGCTGATGGTCGAGCACCACGAGGGCGCGCTCGCGATGGCCAGGACCGAGCGAGCCGACGGCGCCAACCAGGCCGCCAAGGAGCTGGCCGACGCCATCATCACCTCCCAGGCCGCCGAGATCACCCGGATGAAGGCGCTGCTCAACAAGTAG
- a CDS encoding sensor histidine kinase yields MRVPRLIRGLGGLRVRLIVAFTLVAVAGTLTTGALTFREARNGVLQQSQDSVLKQFRDHVNTLAPAFTLPLNQTTLDGFAADAARAGRSQGWRVLAVYGDLRATSVEGDDFAELTPSLREAATDRPVTVFQRVTKGDRSVLVMGVPVTYAPVAEGEPRRASGLVVFLSVSQRNEQAYVDALVSAVQRAVLPALGLAVVLALLAARGVLRPVRELRRAAGSMAEGRFDTRLTVHGSDELADLSQTFNETASALDRSVAELRRMEARARAFAADVSHELRTPLAAMAAVTDVLDEDARGLDPDTATAVRLISQETGKLARLVDDLMEVSRFDAGAAELRPDEIDLAESLRRTLASRGWTDTVETELPPPGGPRVLADPRRLDVVVANLVANALRHGAPPVRVRLYAAPERTGGPPARAVVEVSDRGPGIPEEVLPHVFERFYKSDSARTRTEGSGLGLAIAMENVRLHGGTLTAANRPGGGAVFTMDIPLGPVDSAPGAPVEEDLA; encoded by the coding sequence GTGAGAGTCCCCCGGCTGATCCGCGGCCTCGGCGGACTGCGGGTGCGGCTGATCGTCGCCTTCACCCTGGTCGCGGTGGCGGGCACCCTGACCACCGGCGCGCTGACCTTCCGCGAGGCCCGCAACGGAGTGCTCCAGCAGAGCCAGGACTCGGTCCTCAAGCAGTTCCGCGACCATGTCAACACCCTCGCGCCCGCGTTCACCCTCCCGCTGAACCAGACGACGCTGGACGGGTTCGCCGCCGACGCGGCACGCGCGGGCCGCTCCCAGGGCTGGCGCGTACTCGCCGTGTACGGGGACCTGCGCGCGACCTCGGTCGAGGGCGACGACTTCGCCGAACTCACCCCGAGCCTCCGGGAGGCCGCGACCGACCGGCCCGTCACCGTCTTCCAGCGGGTCACCAAGGGCGACCGCTCCGTGCTGGTGATGGGCGTGCCCGTCACCTACGCCCCGGTGGCCGAGGGCGAACCGCGCCGGGCCTCCGGACTCGTCGTCTTCCTGTCCGTCTCGCAGCGCAACGAACAGGCGTACGTCGACGCGCTGGTGTCGGCCGTCCAGCGCGCCGTCCTGCCCGCCCTCGGCCTCGCCGTCGTCCTCGCGCTGCTGGCCGCGCGCGGGGTGCTCCGGCCCGTACGGGAACTGCGCCGCGCCGCCGGCAGTATGGCCGAGGGCCGGTTCGACACCCGGCTCACGGTCCACGGCTCCGACGAACTCGCCGATCTCTCCCAGACGTTCAACGAGACCGCGTCCGCGCTGGACCGGTCCGTCGCCGAACTGCGCCGTATGGAGGCCCGCGCCCGCGCCTTCGCCGCCGATGTCTCCCACGAACTCCGTACCCCCCTCGCCGCCATGGCCGCGGTCACCGACGTCCTCGACGAGGACGCGCGCGGCCTCGACCCCGACACCGCGACCGCCGTCCGGCTGATCAGCCAGGAGACCGGGAAGCTCGCCCGGCTGGTCGACGACCTCATGGAGGTCTCCCGCTTTGACGCCGGCGCCGCCGAACTCCGGCCGGACGAGATCGATCTCGCCGAGTCGCTCCGCCGCACGCTCGCCTCCCGGGGCTGGACCGACACCGTCGAGACCGAGCTGCCGCCCCCCGGCGGGCCCCGCGTCCTCGCCGATCCGCGCCGCCTCGACGTCGTCGTCGCCAACCTCGTCGCCAACGCGCTGCGGCACGGCGCGCCGCCCGTACGGGTACGGCTGTACGCGGCGCCGGAGCGGACCGGGGGCCCGCCCGCCCGGGCCGTGGTCGAGGTGTCCGACCGGGGCCCCGGCATCCCCGAGGAGGTGCTGCCCCATGTCTTCGAGCGCTTCTACAAGTCCGACTCCGCGCGCACCCGCACCGAGGGCAGCGGCCTCGGACTGGCCATCGCCATGGAGAACGTCCGGCTGCACGGCGGCACCCTCACGGCGGCGAACCGCCCCGGGGGCGGCGCGGTGTTCACCATGGACATCCCGCTCGGACCGGTGGACAGCGCCCCCGGCGCCCCCGTCGAGGAGGACCTCGCGTGA
- a CDS encoding response regulator transcription factor, which translates to MPRVLLIEDDPAVREGVRLALRRQGHEVAAVATGEEGLSRLWSFRPDVVVLDLMLPGMSGLDVCRRIRTGSQVPIIMATARGDDVDVIVGLEAGADDYVVKPVQARVLEARIRAVLRRIGAPGTGTGTDGPRIETHGELTIDRAGLDITLRGEPVSLALSEMRLLLTLSASPGQVFSRQQLLEAVWEHSYHGDIRLVDACVKRLRLKMSEPSGRPLYILTVRGFGYRFRSA; encoded by the coding sequence ATGCCACGTGTCCTGCTCATCGAAGACGATCCCGCCGTACGCGAGGGTGTGCGGCTGGCCCTGCGCCGTCAGGGCCACGAGGTCGCCGCCGTCGCGACGGGCGAGGAAGGGCTGAGCCGGCTGTGGTCCTTCCGGCCGGATGTGGTGGTCCTCGATCTGATGCTGCCGGGCATGAGCGGTCTCGACGTCTGCCGGCGGATCAGGACCGGCTCCCAGGTGCCGATCATCATGGCCACCGCCCGCGGCGACGATGTGGATGTCATCGTCGGACTGGAGGCGGGCGCGGACGACTACGTGGTCAAGCCCGTACAGGCCAGGGTCCTCGAAGCCCGGATCCGCGCCGTGCTCCGCCGTATCGGCGCCCCCGGGACCGGCACCGGCACCGATGGCCCGAGGATCGAGACCCACGGTGAACTCACCATCGACCGGGCCGGGCTGGACATCACCCTGCGCGGCGAGCCCGTCTCGCTCGCCCTCTCCGAGATGCGTCTGCTGCTGACGCTGTCCGCCTCGCCCGGCCAGGTCTTCAGCCGTCAGCAGCTCCTCGAAGCGGTCTGGGAGCACAGCTACCACGGGGACATCCGGCTGGTGGACGCGTGTGTGAAACGGCTGCGCCTGAAGATGTCGGAGCCCTCGGGCCGGCCGCTCTACATCCTGACCGTGCGCGGCTTCGGCTACCGGTTCAGGTCGGCGTGA
- a CDS encoding DUF3152 domain-containing protein, protein MKHRSHRSSAPSHRGPARGPSRGLLLLAGSFGAIALTAAGYAAVADGPWGGAASDAAAARLEGGGSAEVRATESASAGSGTGGASPLADPGDVKSASPSASRSSAEPSGSDESGRSDDADGSTDASGSSGTVDEKDIPRSGPGTFTTAAGTGTRSGKGAKVLRYAVSVEDGLTLSAAATAREVEKILADPRGWTADGTSAFQRVPAGAPRDFVVKVATPGTVDTICGQYGLDTGGEVNCNVGDQVMVNLKRWLLATEFYAQDIPQYRALIINHEVGHYLGHGHQTCPGAGMPAPAMMQQIKGLRGCVINAWPYDRNGKAITGPAVP, encoded by the coding sequence ATGAAACATCGCAGCCACCGCTCCAGCGCCCCGTCGCACCGGGGTCCCGCCCGGGGCCCCTCCCGGGGTCTTCTGCTGCTCGCGGGCTCGTTCGGGGCGATCGCGCTCACGGCCGCCGGCTATGCGGCGGTGGCGGACGGGCCGTGGGGCGGGGCCGCGTCGGACGCGGCCGCCGCGCGGCTGGAGGGCGGGGGCTCCGCGGAGGTGCGGGCAACGGAGTCGGCGTCGGCCGGTTCCGGGACCGGCGGCGCCTCACCCCTGGCCGACCCGGGTGATGTGAAGAGCGCGAGCCCGTCGGCTTCCCGCAGCTCCGCGGAGCCTTCCGGCTCCGACGAGTCCGGTCGATCGGATGACGCGGACGGGTCCACCGACGCCTCCGGCTCGTCCGGCACCGTGGACGAGAAGGACATCCCGCGGTCGGGACCGGGCACGTTCACCACGGCGGCGGGCACCGGCACCCGGTCCGGGAAGGGCGCGAAGGTGCTGCGTTACGCGGTCTCCGTCGAGGACGGCCTCACCCTCTCCGCCGCCGCGACGGCGCGGGAGGTGGAGAAGATCCTCGCGGATCCCCGGGGCTGGACGGCCGACGGCACCTCGGCGTTCCAGCGCGTACCGGCCGGCGCGCCGAGGGACTTCGTCGTCAAGGTGGCGACGCCGGGCACCGTGGACACCATCTGCGGGCAGTACGGACTGGACACCGGCGGCGAGGTCAACTGCAACGTCGGCGACCAGGTGATGGTGAACCTCAAGCGGTGGCTGCTGGCCACCGAGTTCTACGCCCAGGACATCCCCCAGTACCGCGCGCTGATCATCAACCACGAGGTCGGGCACTACCTCGGGCACGGCCATCAGACCTGCCCCGGCGCGGGGATGCCGGCGCCGGCCATGATGCAGCAGATCAAGGGGCTGCGCGGCTGTGTCATCAACGCCTGGCCCTACGACCGGAACGGCAAGGCCATCACCGGGCCGGCGGTGCCGTGA
- a CDS encoding GNAT family N-acetyltransferase encodes MKAGLTAGRTPKGTGTVGAAVSVRRATARDAKRLTRLVRTSHAYEGPYASMVAGYRVGPDYIETHEVFVATAPDPAGPDATVPGRVLGFYALVLDPPELDLMFVADDAQGLGIGRLLIGHLRDRAREAGIEEVRVVSHPPAEGFYRSVGARRTGTEKARPPAVPWDRPELVIPVDPAGPVGPVIPVRP; translated from the coding sequence GTGAAAGCAGGACTTACGGCAGGACGTACTCCGAAGGGTACGGGCACGGTCGGCGCCGCCGTGTCGGTCAGACGCGCCACCGCACGGGACGCCAAGCGCCTCACCCGGCTCGTCCGTACCTCCCACGCCTACGAGGGGCCGTACGCCTCGATGGTCGCCGGATACCGGGTGGGGCCCGACTACATCGAGACCCATGAGGTCTTCGTCGCCACCGCCCCCGACCCGGCCGGTCCCGATGCCACCGTCCCCGGCCGGGTTCTCGGTTTCTACGCGCTCGTCCTCGATCCGCCGGAGCTGGACCTCATGTTCGTCGCCGACGACGCGCAGGGGCTCGGCATCGGGCGCCTGCTCATCGGCCATCTGCGCGACCGGGCCCGCGAGGCCGGGATCGAGGAGGTCCGGGTGGTCTCGCATCCGCCCGCCGAGGGTTTCTACCGGAGCGTCGGCGCCCGGCGGACCGGCACCGAGAAGGCGAGACCGCCCGCCGTGCCGTGGGACCGCCCCGAACTGGTCATCCCCGTGGATCCTGCCGGTCCGGTCGGCCCCGTCATTCCCGTCCGGCCCTGA
- a CDS encoding MFS transporter produces MSRDGDGGTAPRARGGLLRRHRDFRLLWCGETAGRFGASVTSVTMPLIAVSRLDAGPFEAGLLTAAAWLPWLVVGLPAGAWVDRVRRRPVMLAAAAVSLVLFAAVPLADRAGLLSIGPLLTVALLTGAAAVFFQTAYTAYLATLLTPEDQPEGNAKLHGSASAAQIAGLGSGGLTAQVAGAVNGMFVNAATFLVSLLCLTGIRHREPRPAPARRRPGALAAEVGEGLRLIAGDPWLRSLTLYGAASNLALMGYQSILVVFLVRSAGLAPGPVGALIAVAGAGGVLGAFLARRIAARTGTARALLYFALGLPSCALLIPLTSAGAGLLFFVVGGGCVSAGVVAENVLKATFQQRYCPPELLGRLTTSAAFLNYGTIPLGALLAGSLGDLLGLRPAMWIMTAGVPLAALILLFSPLRRARDLPASPRSREHQPSREPRGLRSTPEVG; encoded by the coding sequence GTGAGCCGGGACGGGGACGGCGGTACGGCACCGCGCGCACGCGGCGGACTGCTGCGCCGGCACCGGGACTTCCGGCTGCTCTGGTGCGGCGAGACGGCCGGCCGCTTCGGGGCGTCGGTCACCAGCGTGACGATGCCGCTGATCGCCGTCTCCCGCCTGGACGCCGGGCCCTTCGAGGCCGGCCTGCTCACCGCCGCCGCGTGGCTGCCCTGGCTGGTCGTCGGACTCCCGGCCGGCGCCTGGGTGGACCGCGTCCGCCGCCGGCCGGTCATGCTGGCCGCCGCCGCGGTCTCCCTCGTCCTCTTCGCCGCCGTCCCGCTCGCCGACCGCGCGGGCCTGCTGAGCATCGGTCCGCTGCTGACGGTCGCCCTGCTGACGGGCGCGGCGGCGGTCTTCTTCCAGACCGCCTACACCGCCTATCTCGCCACTCTGCTGACCCCCGAGGACCAGCCCGAGGGCAACGCGAAACTGCACGGCAGCGCGTCCGCCGCCCAGATCGCCGGACTCGGCTCGGGCGGGCTGACCGCCCAGGTGGCGGGCGCGGTGAACGGCATGTTCGTCAACGCCGCCACCTTTCTCGTGTCCCTGCTCTGTCTGACCGGCATCCGCCACCGCGAACCCCGCCCCGCTCCCGCGCGCCGCCGCCCCGGCGCGCTGGCGGCCGAGGTCGGCGAGGGGCTGCGGCTGATCGCCGGGGACCCCTGGCTGCGCTCGCTCACGCTCTACGGCGCCGCCTCCAACCTGGCTCTGATGGGCTATCAGTCGATCCTCGTCGTCTTTCTCGTACGGAGCGCCGGGCTGGCGCCCGGGCCCGTCGGCGCGCTGATCGCGGTGGCGGGCGCCGGGGGAGTGCTCGGCGCCTTCCTCGCCCGCCGGATCGCGGCCAGGACCGGGACGGCCCGGGCGCTGCTGTACTTCGCGCTGGGCCTGCCCTCCTGCGCGCTGCTCATCCCGCTCACGTCCGCGGGCGCCGGGCTGCTGTTCTTCGTTGTCGGCGGCGGCTGTGTCTCGGCGGGCGTCGTCGCCGAGAACGTCCTCAAGGCGACGTTCCAGCAGCGGTACTGCCCGCCCGAACTGCTCGGCCGCCTCACCACGAGCGCCGCCTTCCTGAACTACGGCACGATCCCGCTCGGCGCCCTGCTCGCCGGCTCCCTCGGTGATCTGCTCGGTCTCCGGCCGGCGATGTGGATCATGACAGCGGGCGTACCGCTCGCGGCGCTGATCCTGCTCTTCTCGCCGCTGCGGCGCGCCCGCGATCTGCCGGCCTCCCCGCGGTCACGGGAGCATCAGCCGTCCCGTGAGCCTCGTGGGTTGCGGAGCACCCCCGAGGTCGGGTAA
- a CDS encoding ArsR/SmtB family transcription factor yields MPDTPEAPPEDTPATAAHPASPARRLDAHSLRGLAHPLRMSIFELLRLDGPATATLLAERLGQNTGTVSWHLRHLAEHGFIEEEPGRGTKRERWWRAATAKNVLNTNDFRDDPEARGALSVFTHELVGQYFNRVMTYLNDDWDEKWRAAGTIGDWSELRLTPAQLAALNDELAAVIARHTPAPDARPDPDALPVVVQLQSFPRHGRAAS; encoded by the coding sequence ATGCCCGACACCCCGGAAGCCCCGCCGGAAGACACCCCGGCGACCGCCGCGCACCCCGCCTCGCCCGCCCGCCGTCTCGACGCGCACAGTCTGCGCGGGCTGGCCCATCCGCTGCGGATGAGCATCTTCGAACTGCTGCGGCTCGACGGCCCCGCCACCGCCACGCTGCTCGCCGAGCGCCTCGGCCAGAACACCGGAACGGTCAGCTGGCATCTGCGCCACCTCGCCGAACACGGCTTCATCGAGGAGGAGCCGGGCCGCGGCACCAAGCGCGAGCGCTGGTGGCGGGCGGCCACGGCCAAGAACGTGCTGAACACCAACGACTTCCGGGACGACCCGGAGGCCCGGGGCGCCCTCTCCGTCTTCACCCACGAACTGGTGGGCCAGTACTTCAACCGCGTCATGACTTACCTCAACGACGACTGGGACGAAAAGTGGCGCGCCGCCGGCACCATCGGCGACTGGAGCGAACTGCGGCTGACCCCCGCCCAACTCGCCGCGCTCAACGACGAACTGGCGGCCGTGATCGCCCGCCACACCCCGGCCCCCGACGCCCGGCCCGACCCCGACGCCCTCCCCGTGGTCGTCCAGCTCCAGTCGTTCCCGCGCCACGGGCGCGCCGCCTCGTGA